The Primulina tabacum isolate GXHZ01 chromosome 10, ASM2559414v2, whole genome shotgun sequence region TTCATGGAATATCATCTTCAAGTGTCAAAGAAAATGATATGGACTTCTCATGAAGAGAAACTAAGAACCAGGATTGATCATTATCTCAAAACAatgaatataaataaataagcaTGTCACGCAGGCACATAGTTTTAGGGGATTCAGATAGTTGATACCTCTCCTGGATGTAAGATAGTTTTGTACTTCTTGACATACGGCGAACGCGCATCTTCATTGAACTAGTAATTCAGAATAAAATAAACCAAATCAACATGAAACCTTATGCTAAAAACATTACAACATAAAACAGTAAATGAAGTACATACATTAGCAATGTGATTTTCTGAAGCAACTCGGGGCTTGACAACCTCACAATTTGCTATAATCAAAGTGTTTGGTTGTGTGTGATCTGTCTGATCAAGACATAAACAAGGTAGAATCAATTAGCTCGATGATGTCAAATAAAGGAACACAAAGCAAAAGCCGTAAATTTAAAATAGTCACATTCATTCAGCTCCAAAAGACTCCAGAAAATTCCATTGGAAAGGAAAATCAATGCGCCAgtaatttttcatttatttagacaacaaaaaaaacaaatgaaacCATCAAGCACCAAAAGTGGAACTTTAAGAATGAGGATGCAGCACCGGCTAGgaaataaaaaacataaaataccaatTTTTTTAGCTCCAAATGCCCATGAAGCATTGAAACTCTATGGATTATGCGTCCACggtgaaataaaattaatggtAATCAATATTTATAGTCTTtgatatatattcttgttcaaTAGATTGTAAAGTATCTATTGAACTCCATACAATATAATTTTCCTCGTATATCTAAATTTAAGAAGAATATTGAGGATTATTAAGCCTCATCGAGATTAAAAATAATACCCCCCACAGATCAACGGCTATATATATAGTTATTATATAAGTCAAACATTTTTtgaataatctttatttttaaattccATAGTAGACAGGGATGTACATGAACCAAACCTCTCGTGAGCTATTCGGAGCTCGACTCAGTAAAAAACACCTTTAAGATCATTCAGTAATCTTATCGAGTCGAGCACAAGCTTAAGAATATACTACTCGAGAGCTCACGAACATTCTCGTTTATAAACTCGCGATCCTGTTCGCGAGCTCGAGTTCGGCTTGTTTATGTGTCTCGTGAGCTTGAGCTCAACAACTCGTTTATAGTTCACGAACATGTTTGTTTATATGTTTcgtttatgtttttttagttGTTAAGTTTGttgttttggttatttatgaatgaatttaaaattttatgtctTAGTTAAGCATTTATTCATACAGATACATTTAGTGTATGCTCGAgctcaattatatatttaacgAGCTCGAATCAAGTTCGAACTCAAGCTCTATGTAGGCTTAAAGAGCCCGCTTAATGAGCTCAAAAACGAGCCAAACTCGAGTAAGGCTCGTTTAACATGATATATGAACTATGATCGAACCGAGCTCGAGCAATTCGTGAGCTTAGTaatttcaaaacaaaccaagctTGAACCTCATGATAAAAGCTCGAATCAATCTCGAGCATAGATAAATctttaacgagccgagctcgagccgaacggtttgatttatttatatCCCTAATAGCAGACCACGCATTTAGGAAAAAAAGATTGTACAATTATAATATAGCCAGTATTCATCGGAGGAAAAATAGCCAAAAATATATTACAGGAATAATATGTCAATCCAATGGTAGAGCAATGCATGAAATTTAATTATCCATTgactaataatgattaaatttCAAAGTCAAAACAGAAATGAAAGAACATGACATCTGTCTTGGAACATCTTGTAGAACCACACTAAAAGCAGGACAAATATTTCCCCCCAAACAACTCCAAACTGAACCATATGCAGTTTTTGCAAACATGTCCACCACATATACAAGTGACCGCCAACATAAATATAAGATATAAACCAATCATATGGTTAGAACTCAATTGTAACGGTTGACAGTCGTATATAATTTCAGTTCAGACATTCACAGGGTAGAAGGGATCCTTGTTTCTTCCAAAATATTTAGTCTGGGAAACAGCCATTTGTCAACTACACAATCAATAGCAATTTCACGCGATATAAATCGCAGGCATTAGTACTACAAAATTGTCGTggaactaatttttttttttttcagaaaaagaaaaaaaaaacattcatGGACAAGATGAGAATGCTTACTTGTTCAGATAGATAAAGACGCTGTTTGGTCTTGTAGTTTCCTTGCTCAAGAACTGGACCCCAACTGTGACCATGAAAAACCATCATAGTAAACCATCATTACATTGTTTTCATGTGTAATTGTTAATCGTAAATTGAAAAACAATAAGCACAAACTGAACAATACAGCCTACGGACATTACAGATATTCCAGCCAACAATAAAAAAAGTCCACAGTTTCAACTTGGGCCCGCATTTCTATCAGATGTAGAGAAATCAAGTTACTGCTTATTGGAGGCAGAGAATGTGGGAATCACCACACCGCAACCAAATATGAATTCAACATCGCTAGTTGCAAAAAAGAAAGTTCTCAAAACCCAATCACATGGTATGAGCACCATATAATCCTTTTGTCCATAGAAAATTCAAAACCATTTCACCAGTTTAACCCCAAGCAACCCTAATCATCCACGCACACACTTTTTCACATAAAACCACATCATGAAGTATTCCAAACAACACATACACTCGCTTTTCAATAAACCTTTGACTGCAAACGAAGACCTCACAAAACCCTAACCAAAAGAATAAAACTCCACAAAGCTATACCGGCAAGAGAGAGACGGCCAAACTAGGTTATGATGCGCGAGCCAGTCGTACAGCACCGGCACCAGCAGCTTCCAGTGCGCGTAGCTCTCTTCCGCGGCGGCATTTCTCTTTTCACCGCCCGAGCCTCTCATTCTCGGCTGCACCGCCCCTCCTCCACCGCCTGAGTCTTTCTCCTTGTCTCCTTTGGATTTGGTGGAACCCTTGGGCCTCCCACGCTTCTTCGGCTCAGTAGTCGGCGTAGCCTCCATTTTTCCCTCCCTCTCGCTTTGGTGTTATTTCCAGAGTTGGTGAGAATTTAAAAAAGGAGCACGGTGAAAATGGTACGGAGGTGACGTCATTAAGGCTCTGTTTGGCACATCCCCTCGTGAAAGAAATTGGGACTAAAAACTTTGAGTGAAAAACttagttttaaaattaattattttttagcaAACTTTTACCCAATTACAAAAAATTAACGTTTAATCGTATGATTATTTTTAGAATTTGGGGTGCTTGGATTGATTAATTTGAGACCgtaaatttcaaatgataaaaatttgtgtgagacaatctcatgggtcgtattttgtgatatatatctcttatttgagggtcatacatgaaaaggattattttttatgctaagagtattactttttactgtgaatatcggtagggttgacccgcctcacagataaagattcgtgagactgtctcacaagagacctactcttttgaGAAACATATCGGTAACGTAGAGatcaaattatataattaattatttatgttttgagaaaTGAGAATAaagatatatttgttttaattcaCGTAGAATTTGTTTCTCCAAGCAAACCGTAGCACAAAATTTtacaatcatttaaaaaaaaatcaatttactAAAAtgatgtgatgaatatttgaaatTTGTGAAATGCACTTCGATTGGACAAAATAATTGAGAGAGGAAAAGGGGGGAGCAACCTCAAGCAAACGTGAACAACTATACCAAATTCAAAATGGCATATTACCCTCTTTGCACAATTTTTGCGATGCAGGCAAGTCAAGGACTGAAAACACAAACTTGATtgtaaaacaataaaaatctgaTTTCTCCGAGTAtagtttttaaagaaaaatttttatttttataaaataacctttaaaatatttttataataattttgtaaaaaaaacttttataaaaatgttttaggACGACTTATTTATATTCCATACGAGTGATAAATATAATTTACtcaagataaaaaaggaaaaaattgaGTTATTGTGATGATGTTATTTTCTAATTATGGATCATACAAACTTGAAGTTTCATTGTGAAAGAAAAGTGTCCATATAATTTTCAAATGGTTAACAAATGATTTTAGCTTTCTTACAAGAACTCTCCGGTCTTCTAACAAGAACTTAGATATTCGATTTGATTAGTTCAGAAAttcgattttaattttaaaaaatatcactccatttcaattttttatttaaaaaataaggtAATCAATTTAAcctatataataaattttttatataatctaaataatattcataatatatttttgttgtagACAGTAGACTTCAACATTTTATATTCTAGTCGACTTCATTTAACCTTTTTTCCCCGAAACATCGGTTAATTATATCACTTAACCGATTTTAAATATGTTCAGTTTATTCAGTTTTCCGTTTCATAAAAAAATCTGTTCAATTCGATTTTAGAAAACTCGTTTCAGTCCGTACCGAACTGACCGAATGTTCATCGGTATCCGCATAGCATTTGAAATTGCTTAATAAGTTATGAAATATTTGACATGCATCATGAACAACTAAACTACGAgtttaaatgtattttaaaaaaatatcaaatgcttaattcaaattattattttttaatataattttaaaaaattaaaggaACTACAGTTGTGCTGCAACTTGAAGCAACATACTGAATTGTATAGAACGTGCTGTAAGTAACAGAgaattgatattttaatttcttCTGGTATCAAAATGGGAGGAAATGTGGGTTAATTCATGAATATTGGCATCAACATTCACCAACATATGGTTTTTTTTCTCGCAAACTCGACGTTCTGAAATCAAACATAGACTCCACTAGAAAGTAGCAAGAACAAAGATCCGAACCCCTGCCCAAGGATGGTAAACTTGATATCACCAGCGAACGGAAAAGTTAAAAATATAAGGGTGAGAATAAGATGAATCTTATAGACGTACCAAGAAGATAGATGCGACAGCACCGGCAGTGAGTTCTTTTGCAAGACTACGGTTCTTCCTCGAGGATGTGGCCTCGTAGCTGCACGTAAATGCCAAATAAGATCATTACTAAGAGGAGGTGATCATATAGCTTTGCCATATTTATTAAAGGCACATTGATATCCTGGAGCCTAGGTGCATGCCAGACATGCGTCTTATATAAACTACTCCACTAAAGTGTCATATTCTAAAATCTGAAATCatgatattaattattttagatAGCATGGAACGTTCATCAGTTTCTGTGCAAATATGATGGCCTCCTACGTCACATTTCACCTTGAATTAACAATATGTTCATCATAGAAACTACGAATCGTGGCCTTCAGCCTATGGCAAGCCAAGAAACATGCACTAGAACAATAGGGTTATGCAAAGGATAAAGGAGCACGTAATCAAAAGACATTACTTCACTAATGAATAGTTTTATACACTAGAAAAATAATTGATGATTGAGATTGCTCCTAGATACCGCGTGCCTACAGATAATGTTCCATTTTGTCAAGTGACAGATTTCTTCCCAAAAgtaatacaaaaaaataaaaaggcgATTTCACAACCTAACCACCACTATTTTTGAAGGTGTGAAAAATAAATCCATCACTTCTTCAGGCCTGTTTTAATATCCGCAAGATCCAGCCCCAATTCAAGGTAGAATACCATCAACACTTGGGACATTTTATTAAGGACAGGAAGGCTACATTCATTTCCAAAGGTTGGAGGATTCTGCTATATGTTTCGATTCTAATGTATTACTGTGTTGGCCTGGGATGGGATCAACATTCATGCCAATGACAACGTAAAAATTGAAACTTGTCCACTTAGAAAAGTTCCTAAACTCAATAATATCATAACTCTCCGCTAATATTCATTGTGGTTTACTTAAATGTTAGCCGAAAGTTTCTAcccatttaatatataatagataAAAACTATCAAGTGACAACAACCATCACAAAGCTTAATGAATACAGTCAATGCTTAACATAAAATTGTAATTTAttcaaacaaaaaaaagaaCGAATCCAGATGCTGTATAACGCCCAAGCTATGGATCTTAAAGAAAGAGATACTGCGTGAAGAAAGGATGAACAATGAAACCATCAAACGAATGAATTCTGGTGGTGCATAAAACACAAGGTACGAATGTTAAAAGAAAGATAAATTGCATGCATAAACTATCATGCACCAAAACCGTCAACCCCATTAGATCCATAATACTGTCGAGATCATCCACAAGATTAGGCATAATTCCACACAGATACACATGAAGGGGAGACAGTGTCATTATAGCTTCAAAATCATgtaaaattttaacaaaatGTAGATTTTGTCACTGCTAACGCGCAAATTTCTCATCATCCACTGTTATTAAGGTGGAATTCTACTATTATCATCAATTATGGAAATTTAACAAGCTCCACCTAAACATGGTTCGCCGGAACGGCCGTTATTCGGCCGGAACGGCCGGAACGGAACGGGAACGGTGACTGCCGTTCCAAAGTTCCAGGACAAATCGGTGATTGTTTTGTAGCGCTGTTCTTCGACGTTTTATCGGCGATTTAACGGCGAAGCGGAACGGAACGGCCGAGCGGAACAGTTTGGTGTTTAAAAAATATGGTTATGAGATATTCATGGTTCATTACGGTAAGGTATGATAATGGTTATTGTAGATGAATATTGTTTATGGTTATGTTTATTGGAATGGTAATagaatggttatgttattggtATTATATTTCATAGTTGTTGATGATTATAGAAATGAATGTGTAGAATAGAAAATTGATCTTGAGCCAAATAggaaatggaagtgcagaaacggtatgaaaaatgtggcagtagttgtggtttttagtataatatcttgtatattgatccaattgttgTGAgaccactttcattagaaagataagatataaggctataactttcatgttttgatagATCATTTGATTTTTCAACATCTGGTACACATGGAATTAGACATCGTGGATTTGATTATGGGTCGTCTCAATATATTGGTGATAGATACAATGAATCTTCATCATCTATATGGCGGGGTGTTGGACGTCATGGTCCCGAGTATAGATTTTCAAGTACAGCTGATAGTTCTACTGTGTATCGTGGATTCGGATACTATAATCGTCGTGATGAAATACTATTACAAAATTAGTCACCCCATTCTAATGATCTTTCGTCATCTCAATCTAATCAATATCTCTATGGACAATCACGTCAATATCCAAATGTTCAAAATCAATTTAATCTACGAGATAATGATGAAGAATATAACAATGATTTCGCTCCTCCGCGTCACTCTTCATGGTATTAGCTTTGGtatgtttataatttttagTGTGTATTTCTTATTGTGCTATTATTGTAAAATagttttgtattgatatattaatttgtaataacttcatatattttattttttagtatgatgtaatttatatttaaatttttttaccaattttttgaatttattaatttttttatacgaCCGTTCCGCAACATAACATTTGAACTGGAACGGTAGTTGCCGTTCCAAGCACCGCAACCGTTCCGGCGAACCATGCACCTAAACAGCCCAAAATAAAcactaaattaattttttttagaaaaacacAAATGGTGGAGAATCAGGTATCTCTACAAAGCCATTAAAAAAACACTTGTACACTTCTTATTATCATAAACTAAAGAATGCAACTTTTTCTACAAAATCGTACAAGAAGGTGTAGACAAATAAATCTGTGGCTGCGATCCCATGCAGACAACAGCTATATAAATGATATGCATCAAGCGCATGGATCCCAGACAAAATAAACAGATAATGCCACCGAAAACAAGCTGTGCTAAAATTCAGATCCAAACACcgcaactaatttttttttaaaaaaaacaaacattCTGTAAAAATCCAAACTCAACCCACCAAATTACAACAGAATACAAAATCAAGTGAATAAATCCTTACATGAAGAAAGAGGCGGTAACAACGAGGCCAATGGCGAGCATAAAAACGGAGAGCGTTGGGTACCAAGCGTCCGGGACGGGGCTTGAGATCGGTTTCGCTGATTGAGCCTTTTTTGAGAAAATCAAATCCAAATTAGCTTCACAACATCCcgaaaaaacataaaataaaaaaaaaaacagtggAAATAAATTCTGATGAGTTCAAGATTACCATTTCTTGTTCCGAGGGTTTAAGGTTGCACGACTATTactaatattatattatgtggAATAGAAATATGTTTGACTTTAGAGAGAGTGCTGAAGTCGCTTCTTAATAACGAAAAACGCGCTTCTCAATAGCAACACGTTTTTAATAAGCGTCAATAATTATTTCAGTTGGATACAAAAATAACACAAACTAATTTCAGATTTCTTTGTTTTCATTTGGATTGATAACTCGAATAAAATCCGATATTTTAATTCtggataaaattattagtttgATGCTAAGCAAGCATGTGTAGCACACACGTCGAGATTATTGAATTTGGACAGAACTCGAACATATTCGAGATTAATTTGAACctaaattattttattcgatAGTTTGTGAGTAAATACTgagctttaatattttttaatataatataattatgtatattatatatattaaataaatttatttcgaGCCTTTGTTTTTTACTAGCTCACAAACGTTCTCTGAGTACTTCGAGCTGAATTAAAATTCGAGTCTTGATTCGAAATGAATTCGAGCAAAAATGGATCAAAATTTAACTAATTACTTGCACCAAACATTCAGAAATCAGTAGCTATAGACATCAGAATGATTCAATGAAACACTAATGAGATCCCGACCACAGTCGATGGAACATCCTATGCTCGCTCACGCTCCCCCCTGATAGTCGCCTCATCGTCCTCCAAACATGACTAGCTCTGCTTGTTCTCAAAGGCCCGGAGCTCGAATTCCACCTAAAAGATTCTGAATCATCTCTCCCGGGTTTTGTAGATGTACTCAAAAGCTCCGACATGGAAAGATCTTTGTCGGCATCAAGTCTATATTCATAATCAGAAACAGGGGACTGATCGAGTAAAAGATGGGGTAATCTGTCCGAGTTAGTACTTTTCGTAGCTTCCATATCTATGGACAAGTCTTCTTCTTTCGTCTCATCGCACTCGTTGTACACCAGTTTTAAGGCTTGAACAACTTCTCCCATAAAGGGTCTGTGTGATACCTCTGGTTGGACACACATCGAAGCAATAGCAGCAACTTTCGCTATGCTGTCGAATGGAAAATCGGGCCCCAAGTATGGGTCGATGATCGACTCTAAACCTTCTCGACTAGTTAGGAGCAGGCGGGACCAAGAAACTAGATTTTCTTGACCGGGTGGCTGAGACAAGTCTATGGGTTTTTTCCCCGTGAGGAGCTCTAGAAGGACTACGCCGTAACTGTAAACGTCACTTTTTACAAGAAGATGCCCTGTCATTGCGTACTCAGGAGCTACATACCTGGTATGATGCATAAAGGGCggttaaaattcaaaatattgatacgaaaacaaaaaaattgcaaaaagaataaaaaatgatGCTACAATTTCTCCCCAACAGGACGATGCGTGCACGCAAGGACATTATGTTTTTCCATAAAAATAAGTGCTAAGGAGGTGGGTTCATCATTTCTAATTAAGGATCACATAAGTTTTTTTCAACAAG contains the following coding sequences:
- the LOC142506138 gene encoding uncharacterized protein LOC142506138 → MAQSAKPISSPVPDAWYPTLSVFMLAIGLVVTASFFIYEATSSRKNRSLAKELTAGAVASIFLGFGSLFLLLSSGVYV